One Ruficoccus amylovorans genomic window carries:
- a CDS encoding sodium:solute symporter: MILAKYIRLIPLLLVPLCLTEAAAAQALTQYDLPPLPAQGYGITIEGGDAALFAAGGMLEPPSTGQSVSGTPIPYLYRLVENAEAWDAYPLEDDRAYAASVLGGNNGLYLIGGLVSGEPSRSAVLYRIDGDEVTSTGLPALPTALAFARAVIFDRKIWVIGGLTSMSPLHMSDSIFTLAIDDPDATWQQTPSPLPARLLPSVSTQLGSIIVTGGWSRDNADKTGWAARNDLWRYRTEGSRSGTGWTELTAAPFPVGDADGACVGQSHLLFTNLPAKGHADGFSKIMDVSRTNLPLVLAYNIITDSWFKLETLPALESRSRMTNWRVTERTGFKAMQKDVPVLFNFSEEGVHVSEIWVTPDSGSLGAYDYTLMGIYILVMVAIGLYYARKEKNSEDFFVGGRKIPWWAAAISAQATGASAITMMAIPALVYKESIVYFGANLFLGIIPVVFSAIFLIPIIRKLNIVSIYEYLEARFGKGIRLLGAGLYVVSQVAGRMGVVVLLPALALSSVSGINVYVCIIVTGMVAMFYTTLGGISSVIWSDVVQFGIMLGGAILCVFLILSRIDGGLSTFLEVSTDYNKWQVFNFSLDFTLPIFWILLLMAPVTAFMSIGDQAFIQRISSVKDVKSAQKATLWNYLWALPLQCSMWLVGIALFVFYKHFPMKLDLTKATDTVFPQFISGQMPAGLSGLVVIGILAAAMSSLDSSMNSVSTVIITDFYRNFKKNPTEGDCLKMARLMTVITGLLGMGAAILIASLNLASAQETFSRLMSLIIGAFPAVFTLALLTRRANSFGAISALIGGFVIVYLVQTYTSVNWMLYPVIAFVFAMFVGYFASLLTGGNRKDLTGLTVWDMPPEVESTSKCF; the protein is encoded by the coding sequence ATGATTTTAGCGAAATACATCAGACTTATACCCCTGTTGCTGGTACCTTTGTGTCTGACCGAGGCGGCGGCCGCGCAGGCCCTGACGCAGTATGATCTGCCGCCGCTTCCTGCCCAGGGTTATGGAATAACAATCGAAGGTGGTGATGCCGCTTTGTTCGCGGCTGGCGGGATGCTTGAGCCGCCTTCGACTGGTCAGTCAGTCAGTGGCACGCCGATCCCGTACTTGTATCGTCTGGTTGAAAATGCGGAAGCGTGGGATGCCTATCCGTTAGAGGATGATCGGGCCTATGCGGCTTCTGTCCTGGGGGGCAACAACGGCCTCTATCTGATCGGAGGGCTTGTCTCAGGCGAACCCAGTCGCAGTGCGGTGCTCTATCGGATCGATGGCGATGAGGTGACAAGCACAGGGCTTCCGGCCCTGCCAACCGCCTTGGCGTTTGCGCGAGCGGTCATTTTTGACCGAAAAATATGGGTCATCGGTGGTCTGACCTCTATGTCGCCCCTTCACATGAGCGACTCGATATTCACGCTGGCGATTGATGACCCTGATGCGACCTGGCAGCAGACACCGAGTCCGCTGCCCGCACGTCTGCTCCCGAGTGTGAGTACACAGTTGGGCTCGATCATTGTCACGGGCGGATGGAGTCGGGACAATGCGGATAAGACTGGTTGGGCGGCTCGGAATGATCTGTGGCGCTATCGTACGGAGGGGTCCCGCTCGGGCACCGGCTGGACCGAGTTAACCGCAGCGCCCTTCCCCGTCGGAGACGCTGACGGTGCCTGCGTGGGACAGTCGCACCTGTTGTTCACCAATCTACCCGCGAAGGGACATGCTGACGGGTTCTCAAAGATCATGGATGTTTCGCGCACAAATCTACCGTTGGTGTTGGCCTACAATATCATCACCGATAGCTGGTTTAAACTCGAAACACTCCCTGCACTCGAAAGCCGGAGTCGGATGACTAACTGGCGGGTGACGGAGCGAACGGGTTTCAAGGCCATGCAAAAAGATGTCCCTGTTCTCTTTAATTTCAGCGAGGAGGGCGTGCATGTCAGTGAGATTTGGGTCACCCCCGACAGTGGTAGTCTAGGGGCCTACGATTACACCCTGATGGGGATCTACATTCTCGTCATGGTGGCGATCGGCCTGTACTACGCGCGCAAGGAAAAAAACAGTGAGGACTTCTTTGTCGGCGGTCGAAAAATCCCGTGGTGGGCGGCGGCAATCAGTGCGCAGGCCACGGGGGCAAGCGCGATCACCATGATGGCGATTCCCGCTCTGGTCTATAAAGAGAGCATTGTTTATTTCGGAGCGAATCTGTTTTTGGGAATCATCCCGGTGGTCTTTTCAGCTATCTTTTTGATCCCGATTATCCGCAAGCTCAACATTGTCAGTATTTATGAATATCTGGAGGCCCGCTTCGGAAAAGGTATCCGTTTATTAGGTGCTGGTTTGTATGTGGTCAGCCAGGTGGCCGGTCGCATGGGGGTAGTCGTTTTGCTGCCTGCGTTGGCTCTGAGTTCGGTGTCAGGCATCAATGTCTACGTCTGCATTATCGTCACGGGGATGGTCGCCATGTTTTATACGACCTTGGGTGGTATCAGCTCCGTTATCTGGTCGGATGTTGTGCAGTTTGGCATCATGCTGGGGGGGGCCATCCTCTGTGTCTTCCTGATCTTGAGCCGGATTGACGGAGGCCTGAGCACTTTCCTGGAGGTCTCCACCGATTATAATAAATGGCAGGTCTTCAATTTTAGCTTGGATTTCACCCTGCCGATTTTCTGGATACTGTTGCTGATGGCACCGGTCACTGCGTTTATGTCGATCGGTGACCAGGCGTTTATCCAGCGGATATCCTCGGTCAAGGATGTCAAGAGTGCGCAGAAGGCAACGCTATGGAATTACCTATGGGCCCTGCCGTTGCAGTGCAGCATGTGGTTGGTCGGGATCGCTCTTTTTGTCTTCTATAAACATTTTCCCATGAAGCTGGACCTGACGAAGGCGACCGATACGGTGTTCCCCCAGTTCATATCCGGGCAAATGCCGGCAGGCCTTTCGGGCTTGGTCGTGATTGGCATTCTCGCAGCGGCCATGTCTTCACTGGATTCCTCCATGAACAGTGTATCAACCGTCATCATCACCGATTTTTATCGCAACTTTAAGAAAAATCCGACGGAAGGCGACTGCCTGAAAATGGCCAGGCTGATGACGGTGATAACGGGCCTGCTCGGGATGGGGGCGGCCATCTTGATCGCTTCGTTAAATCTGGCCTCCGCTCAAGAGACTTTCTCCCGGCTCATGTCACTGATCATTGGTGCGTTCCCGGCGGTTTTTACGCTGGCCTTGTTGACGCGGCGGGCAAACTCGTTCGGTGCGATCAGCGCCCTGATCGGCGGCTTCGTCATTGTCTACCTGGTGCAGACGTACACGAGCGTGAACTGGATGCTTTACCCCGTGATCGCGTTCGTGTTTGCCATGTTCGTCGGATATTTCGCCAGTCTGCTCACCGGTGGAAATCGCAAAGATCTGACAGGTCTCACAGTCTGGGATATGCCCCCGGAGGTGGAGTCCACGTCAAAATGTTTCTAA
- a CDS encoding sodium:solute symporter family transporter: protein MQTSDYITIGIYLVFLVAVGWFFGRLSHSSSDFVRGGGKATWWLVGSSSLMAGISAFTFTGNAAAAYEAGPTLLVIYLATICAFFIQGAWIAGWLRQTRAYTVADVLRWRFGPSVEQFKSYYGLIFGLFSGAIPLWALAVFCASVFNIPPVPMILILGTVVTLYSIRGGKWAVMGNDFVQSLVLFPITILVAWYCLKEVGGVQGLVDVFSRPDLKADFALIKPEGAFPDGKFTWKWMVVAFLIQLTGQLNLLTATRYLAAADGREASRAAYFCGFGMILGTLIWFTPPLVARALWAPEVQSIDVGQVGGSAYAVAAMQVLPNGLMGIMVSAMLAATLSTMDTTINTNAGIFIRNILPALRRVFGKEELSDQRSLFVGRVATVVLGAFNTGMAVWYSQMEGFGLFDSMLIIGSIIGMPLIIPMLAGLLIKSLPRWGFFSILGVAMIPSLWSLIDEAITGNDWNYVDRSIWVMIFGTVATFASMPFYRSQPAAFRQKVEAFFERMHTPLSEEERGESTDHVQAHMLGMTTLVMGGFILLLLFLPNPLSGRIAILSVAGCVLLVAGLLLLASHRIRLRQRKRDSAAASAMDNALECQGAAEDSHP from the coding sequence ATGCAAACGAGCGATTACATCACAATAGGCATCTACCTGGTTTTCCTCGTTGCCGTCGGCTGGTTTTTCGGCCGGCTCAGCCACAGCTCCAGCGACTTTGTGCGCGGCGGAGGCAAGGCCACCTGGTGGCTGGTCGGCAGCAGTTCACTGATGGCGGGCATCTCGGCTTTCACCTTTACCGGTAACGCGGCAGCCGCTTATGAAGCCGGCCCCACTTTGCTCGTTATTTATCTGGCGACGATCTGCGCGTTTTTTATCCAGGGGGCATGGATTGCCGGCTGGTTGCGGCAGACGCGGGCTTATACCGTAGCCGACGTGCTGCGCTGGCGTTTCGGACCGTCGGTCGAACAGTTCAAGTCTTACTACGGGCTGATCTTCGGGTTGTTTTCGGGAGCCATTCCGCTCTGGGCGCTGGCGGTGTTTTGCGCCAGCGTCTTTAACATCCCGCCGGTACCGATGATCCTGATCCTGGGCACCGTCGTCACGCTTTACTCCATCCGCGGCGGGAAGTGGGCCGTGATGGGCAACGACTTTGTGCAGTCTCTGGTTCTCTTCCCCATCACGATTCTCGTGGCTTGGTACTGCCTAAAGGAAGTCGGGGGCGTACAGGGGCTCGTCGATGTCTTCTCCCGCCCGGACCTGAAGGCCGATTTTGCGCTCATCAAACCTGAAGGGGCGTTCCCGGACGGGAAGTTTACCTGGAAGTGGATGGTGGTCGCGTTTCTTATCCAACTCACCGGGCAGCTCAACCTGCTGACGGCCACGCGTTATCTGGCCGCCGCAGATGGCCGGGAAGCTTCCAGGGCCGCTTATTTCTGTGGTTTCGGAATGATCCTGGGCACGTTGATCTGGTTTACCCCTCCGCTGGTAGCCCGCGCGCTCTGGGCGCCCGAGGTTCAGAGCATCGATGTCGGACAGGTGGGGGGCTCAGCCTATGCGGTCGCAGCGATGCAGGTGCTTCCCAACGGGCTGATGGGCATCATGGTCTCCGCCATGCTGGCCGCTACCCTCAGTACGATGGACACAACGATTAACACCAATGCCGGGATTTTCATCCGCAATATCCTGCCAGCGTTGAGACGCGTGTTTGGCAAAGAGGAATTGTCCGACCAACGTTCCCTGTTTGTTGGGCGCGTGGCCACCGTTGTTTTGGGGGCTTTTAATACCGGCATGGCGGTCTGGTATTCGCAGATGGAGGGCTTTGGCCTGTTCGACTCCATGCTGATCATTGGCTCCATCATCGGCATGCCGCTCATTATACCCATGCTGGCCGGACTATTGATCAAGAGTCTGCCACGCTGGGGCTTTTTCTCCATCCTTGGTGTCGCGATGATTCCTTCGCTTTGGTCGCTGATCGACGAAGCGATCACCGGCAATGACTGGAACTACGTCGATCGGAGTATCTGGGTCATGATATTCGGGACGGTTGCCACATTCGCCAGCATGCCTTTCTACCGAAGCCAACCAGCGGCTTTCAGGCAAAAGGTGGAGGCATTCTTCGAGCGCATGCACACCCCACTGAGCGAGGAAGAGCGTGGCGAGAGCACCGATCATGTGCAGGCGCACATGTTGGGTATGACCACGCTTGTCATGGGCGGCTTCATCCTGCTGCTGCTTTTCCTGCCCAACCCCCTTTCGGGCCGGATCGCCATCCTCTCAGTTGCCGGGTGTGTCCTGTTGGTCGCCGGGTTGCTACTGCTGGCCTCGCATCGCATCCGCCTCCGTCAACGCAAACGTGATTCGGCCGCCGCGTCCGCTATGGATAATGCGCTGGAGTGCCAGGGGGCCGCCGAAGATTCACACCCCTAG
- a CDS encoding helix-turn-helix domain-containing protein produces the protein MKPQALLLLSMLAGWMNRHQQQVIEYLVEENRILREQLDIHAKGKRVRFNANQRRRLAEKGRCLGRKMLMKIATLVTPETIYRWHRQFVAMAYGPKGRDHSVVHARRAEHNALIIKLAVENSGWGYTRIQGVMQNLGYPKLSTSTIGEVLREAGIRPLPERSNQSGLEDVYPRSRRSACSH, from the coding sequence TTGAAACCGCAAGCTTTACTTTTGTTAAGCATGTTGGCTGGCTGGATGAACCGTCATCAGCAGCAAGTCATTGAGTATTTGGTCGAGGAGAACCGTATTCTTCGCGAACAACTCGACATCCACGCCAAGGGCAAGCGCGTCCGCTTCAACGCGAACCAACGCAGGCGTTTGGCCGAGAAGGGCCGTTGCCTGGGGCGTAAGATGCTGATGAAGATCGCGACACTCGTGACACCAGAGACTATCTATCGCTGGCATCGTCAATTCGTCGCTATGGCTTATGGTCCGAAGGGTCGAGATCATTCCGTAGTTCATGCTCGGCGGGCCGAGCACAATGCGCTCATCATCAAGCTGGCCGTGGAGAACTCGGGCTGGGGATACACGCGCATCCAAGGGGTGATGCAGAATTTGGGTTATCCCAAGCTGAGCACTTCGACCATCGGGGAGGTGCTGCGTGAGGCAGGTATTCGTCCGTTGCCGGAGCGCAGCAACCAGTCTGGACTGGAAGACGTTTATCCGCGTTCACGCCGATCAGCTTGCAGCCACTGA
- a CDS encoding type II secretion system protein, whose amino-acid sequence MMRRRPNGFSLIELLTVIAVIGILAAIILPIIKTIQERSRSSACASNMRQLGQAILLYQAEHGSKLPPNYAFSGGAAAETWTVVVRPYLGIDDLQAYGQGTDLMCEALSCPSLEEEQNPDRWWESNYAVGIAFGTDGKSRTLADVDSSKVVMLAENNKPSVRCIRQSNGPWSYIGFNHDGYANIMFHDGHMTRWTVEDCPQDMDAPAWGIQ is encoded by the coding sequence ATGATGCGCCGACGCCCCAACGGTTTTTCATTGATCGAATTACTCACGGTCATTGCGGTGATTGGAATCCTCGCCGCGATCATCCTCCCTATAATCAAGACGATCCAGGAACGATCCCGCAGTTCAGCCTGCGCAAGCAACATGCGACAGCTCGGACAGGCCATTTTACTCTATCAGGCTGAGCACGGCAGTAAACTCCCGCCCAACTACGCCTTTTCGGGCGGGGCTGCGGCCGAGACCTGGACGGTCGTCGTCCGGCCTTATCTCGGTATTGATGACCTGCAAGCTTACGGGCAGGGCACGGACCTTATGTGCGAGGCCCTCTCCTGTCCCAGTCTGGAGGAAGAGCAGAACCCCGACAGATGGTGGGAGAGTAATTATGCCGTCGGGATTGCCTTTGGGACGGACGGGAAGAGCCGAACACTGGCCGATGTCGATAGCAGTAAAGTCGTCATGCTGGCCGAGAACAACAAGCCTTCCGTCCGGTGCATCAGACAGAGTAACGGTCCCTGGTCTTATATCGGTTTTAATCATGACGGATATGCAAATATCATGTTTCACGACGGACACATGACCCGTTGGACCGTAGAAGATTGCCCCCAGGACATGGATGCTCCCGCTTGGGGGATCCAATAA
- a CDS encoding heparinase II/III domain-containing protein yields the protein MNRQHPRLLLTDSRAEDIRQLAKSDPLVARQIDGLRENAESYYHEPPLAYNAKGTDRLKIARAILGRILTWGLIYHLDGDKRYAERAREELLNACSFSDWAPKQFLVTAEMATAVGFGYDWFYNELSPEDRATIRQALMDKCLDYAPVAYGVSGGDKRPNWSAVGNTDISFNNWNQVCNGGFLTAAFALQDEEPEMTELVVEGARKSLPRAMAHYAPDGVWPESPTYMGYGVMFNALCIALMEDQLGTDYGLSGMEGFDKNSEYLAYIFGPTGVAFTYGDGGPAKASEMGGSKVAAWLIKHFGQDEYIPLFRQRLADAQEKPLSGYAATLPKGGADRFAALLPLWMPAGEGSDGEGVLETLPLNVHKRGVAELVFLRSSWEDPDAVWVAMKAGLNGFAHAHLDLGSFVMEADGVRWAEDLGSGKYSLPGYWRREPGGQRWSYFRMTNLSHNTAGPGEEIQKEDATAPVIHFFDAPGFAGAVVDMTEVFPGTAERILRGIALIDNQQVLVQDEWHAPTGDKPLVWRMMTRATITVADDGRSAQLTLDGQQLTAEIIEPADATFSIESAAPPTKKEHQNQGCQILTATVPASGNDLSLVITLTPGSVNGGAPDILPLEDWDLYTE from the coding sequence GTGAACCGTCAACATCCGCGGCTCCTGTTAACCGATAGTCGCGCGGAGGATATCCGCCAACTCGCAAAGTCGGACCCGCTCGTGGCCCGACAGATCGATGGGTTGCGCGAGAATGCCGAGAGCTACTACCATGAGCCCCCGCTCGCATACAATGCCAAGGGCACTGATCGCCTGAAGATCGCCCGTGCCATCCTTGGGCGCATCCTGACATGGGGGCTTATCTATCACCTCGACGGCGATAAGCGTTACGCCGAACGCGCCCGTGAGGAACTGCTCAACGCCTGTTCCTTTTCGGACTGGGCACCGAAACAATTTCTTGTAACCGCTGAAATGGCGACCGCCGTCGGCTTCGGCTACGACTGGTTTTATAATGAACTCTCGCCCGAAGACCGGGCAACGATTCGCCAGGCATTGATGGACAAGTGCCTCGACTACGCACCGGTAGCCTATGGCGTATCCGGCGGCGACAAACGTCCCAACTGGTCCGCGGTCGGAAACACGGACATATCCTTCAACAACTGGAACCAGGTCTGCAATGGCGGGTTTTTAACGGCCGCTTTCGCCTTGCAGGATGAGGAGCCTGAGATGACCGAACTCGTTGTCGAGGGCGCCCGCAAAAGCCTGCCCCGGGCCATGGCCCACTACGCGCCCGATGGCGTCTGGCCGGAGAGCCCCACGTACATGGGCTATGGGGTCATGTTCAATGCCCTATGTATTGCGCTGATGGAGGACCAGCTCGGGACCGACTACGGGCTCTCCGGGATGGAGGGCTTCGACAAGAACAGCGAGTATCTGGCCTATATCTTTGGCCCGACCGGGGTGGCCTTTACATACGGTGACGGCGGCCCGGCCAAGGCTTCCGAAATGGGCGGCTCCAAGGTCGCGGCGTGGCTCATCAAACACTTTGGACAAGACGAATACATCCCGCTTTTTCGCCAGCGACTGGCCGACGCGCAGGAAAAACCTCTCAGCGGCTACGCCGCCACTTTGCCCAAGGGGGGGGCTGACCGCTTCGCCGCTCTCCTCCCGCTGTGGATGCCGGCCGGGGAGGGGAGTGATGGGGAAGGCGTTCTCGAAACACTTCCCCTCAATGTCCATAAGCGCGGCGTGGCCGAGCTGGTCTTTTTACGGAGTTCCTGGGAGGATCCGGACGCGGTCTGGGTTGCCATGAAGGCCGGGCTGAACGGCTTTGCCCATGCGCACCTCGATTTGGGGTCTTTTGTGATGGAGGCCGACGGCGTCCGCTGGGCCGAGGACCTGGGCTCGGGCAAGTATTCGCTCCCCGGTTACTGGAGACGTGAGCCCGGCGGGCAGCGTTGGAGCTACTTCCGGATGACGAACCTCAGCCACAACACCGCCGGTCCGGGTGAGGAAATTCAGAAGGAGGACGCCACCGCCCCGGTCATTCATTTCTTCGATGCGCCGGGCTTCGCCGGTGCTGTCGTGGACATGACGGAGGTCTTTCCCGGCACCGCTGAAAGAATCCTGCGCGGCATTGCCTTGATCGATAACCAGCAAGTCCTCGTTCAGGATGAGTGGCACGCCCCCACCGGAGACAAGCCACTGGTCTGGCGCATGATGACGCGCGCAACGATCACGGTCGCGGATGACGGCCGCAGCGCGCAACTGACGCTGGACGGTCAACAGCTGACAGCTGAGATTATAGAGCCCGCTGACGCGACCTTCAGCATCGAATCAGCCGCCCCTCCCACGAAAAAGGAGCACCAGAATCAGGGCTGCCAAATACTGACAGCAACCGTCCCGGCCTCCGGTAACGACCTTTCACTGGTCATTACGCTGACCCCCGGCTCTGTCAACGGGGGTGCCCCGGACATCCTCCCCCTCGAAGACTGGGACCTTTACACCGAGTAG
- a CDS encoding DUF6250 domain-containing protein: MEWLLNEEFEDAGWKTRWKVESQGPGVSVSDGSMRIRRDGMEKPQSGVTVWYDQDLPDDVIVIVDAVTAPGNHACNLNFFLHASEAGGAPLRYTRSGAYREYHQIPNYLFTFTGGFMSGWSRARRNPGFTLIESDEKVRAEPGEHYEITLVCHQGELSFYIGDTLIHRYRDPNPLPGGRFGLRTWFSDVDYDRIRIGHILTDETHTSD; encoded by the coding sequence GTGGAGTGGCTCCTCAATGAAGAATTTGAGGATGCCGGTTGGAAAACCCGTTGGAAGGTCGAAAGCCAGGGCCCAGGGGTCAGCGTGTCGGATGGCAGCATGCGGATACGGCGTGACGGGATGGAGAAGCCGCAGTCGGGCGTCACCGTCTGGTATGACCAAGACCTGCCGGACGATGTCATCGTGATCGTTGACGCGGTCACGGCTCCGGGGAATCACGCCTGTAATCTCAATTTTTTCCTCCATGCGAGTGAAGCCGGAGGAGCCCCTTTACGCTATACCCGCAGCGGAGCCTATCGGGAGTATCACCAGATCCCGAATTACCTGTTCACCTTTACCGGCGGGTTTATGAGCGGATGGTCTCGCGCCCGACGCAACCCGGGCTTCACGCTGATTGAGTCCGATGAGAAAGTTCGCGCCGAACCCGGCGAACACTACGAGATCACCCTCGTATGCCACCAGGGAGAGCTGAGCTTCTACATCGGGGACACATTAATCCATCGCTACAGAGATCCGAACCCGTTGCCAGGTGGAAGATTTGGGCTTAGGACATGGTTCTCCGACGTGGATTATGATCGCATTCGTATCGGGCATATCCTTACCGATGAAACACACACTTCTGACTGA
- a CDS encoding Gfo/Idh/MocA family protein, whose product MNAISGPHAQTRPTAPIRLGVIGCGWIMRGIYAPILKRLEGQVKVTALCDISTEALTVVGQIFPKARAYAGVEQMLAEGNLDAVMVLTSEGVNARTAIAVLTANIPVYLEKPPARDREELHLLIAAVEKSSATLYAAYNRRHCPLLRELEIPKSLRRVSGRMERMGRTFRRFPYTALHLIDSLHYFTRTQALDIEASVQDGPPRGWRLSYRLDTGCPAELTFIPDGDTHCEILVLEGVEKSVEIHFPNPESDDAQGRLIIRNASGEVRVIPGIAGDPAVQMGYEPALQGFLDNLAASGTVPEAYRLDYAAPGISLMNAMFAAIPDAETVVKR is encoded by the coding sequence ATGAATGCGATTTCCGGGCCACACGCGCAGACTCGACCAACTGCCCCTATCCGTCTTGGCGTCATCGGATGCGGCTGGATCATGCGCGGCATCTACGCCCCCATTCTTAAACGGCTGGAAGGACAGGTCAAAGTCACCGCGCTGTGCGACATCTCAACGGAAGCGCTTACCGTGGTCGGGCAGATTTTTCCCAAAGCCAGAGCTTACGCAGGGGTCGAGCAGATGCTGGCAGAGGGAAATCTGGATGCGGTGATGGTCCTCACCTCCGAAGGCGTTAACGCCCGCACCGCCATTGCCGTGCTGACAGCGAATATCCCCGTCTACCTGGAGAAGCCTCCAGCCCGGGACCGGGAGGAACTGCACCTCCTGATCGCTGCCGTGGAGAAATCGTCGGCCACACTTTACGCTGCCTATAACAGGCGTCATTGCCCCTTACTGCGCGAATTGGAAATTCCGAAATCCCTGCGGCGCGTGAGTGGTCGGATGGAGCGGATGGGAAGAACGTTCCGAAGATTTCCCTATACCGCCTTGCACCTGATTGACTCCCTGCATTACTTCACGCGTACGCAGGCATTGGACATTGAAGCGAGCGTGCAAGACGGCCCGCCGCGTGGGTGGCGACTCAGCTACCGACTCGATACCGGCTGCCCGGCAGAGCTTACCTTTATCCCTGACGGAGACACACACTGCGAAATTCTCGTGCTGGAGGGGGTGGAGAAGAGCGTAGAGATTCACTTCCCAAATCCTGAAAGCGACGACGCGCAAGGGCGGCTGATCATACGCAACGCTAGCGGCGAGGTTCGCGTTATTCCGGGAATAGCGGGTGATCCCGCTGTGCAGATGGGATACGAGCCGGCACTACAAGGTTTTTTGGATAACCTGGCGGCGTCGGGCACCGTACCGGAGGCCTACCGGCTTGATTATGCCGCACCGGGCATCAGTCTGATGAATGCCATGTTTGCAGCGATTCCAGATGCCGAAACGGTCGTAAAGCGCTAG